Proteins co-encoded in one Methanobrevibacter sp. genomic window:
- a CDS encoding DNA glycosylase, translating into MLIEKNIDLDLTQLSGQTSQPPWIFENNAFKDIVFVENKPVLFKVSQKDNFLDFNYEYPLNSDFNISDKVLLDKLNSIFDLNFNLGKFYSYLDNHEKLNDMGGFCNGLRLFIAKNKFEAILSSISSSNNSIARWTKSIQMLKEKWGLKISYPSGEFYSFPDVNTINSCFEDDEEEFAYSDNILDIGNCNKNLKSCGFGYRSTYLKKASEFFTLEMDLSDISKMNYDEAFETVQMIPGVGPKVADCLLLYGYNFREAFPTDVWIKRIVSHLFFDGKDISVPKVREFGMEEFGDYAGYVQLYLFHYARKSGLMVKLKNK; encoded by the coding sequence ATGTTAATTGAAAAGAATATTGATCTTGATTTAACCCAATTGTCAGGTCAAACTTCCCAACCTCCTTGGATATTTGAGAATAATGCGTTTAAAGATATTGTTTTTGTTGAGAATAAGCCGGTCTTATTTAAAGTTTCTCAGAAGGACAATTTTTTAGATTTTAATTATGAATATCCTTTAAATTCTGATTTTAATATTTCAGACAAGGTTTTATTGGATAAGTTGAACTCCATATTTGATTTAAATTTTAATCTAGGCAAATTTTACAGCTATTTGGACAACCATGAGAAGCTTAATGATATGGGTGGTTTTTGCAATGGATTGAGATTATTCATTGCTAAAAATAAATTCGAGGCTATTCTATCTTCAATTTCATCTTCTAATAATTCTATTGCCAGATGGACAAAATCAATTCAAATGCTTAAGGAAAAATGGGGTTTGAAGATTTCTTATCCTTCAGGAGAATTTTACTCCTTTCCTGATGTAAACACTATTAATTCTTGCTTTGAGGACGATGAAGAAGAATTCGCTTATTCTGATAATATTTTAGATATTGGTAATTGTAACAAAAATCTAAAAAGTTGCGGCTTCGGCTATCGTTCTACCTATTTAAAAAAAGCTAGCGAATTTTTTACACTTGAAATGGACCTTTCGGACATTTCAAAAATGAATTACGATGAAGCATTTGAAACTGTTCAAATGATTCCTGGCGTTGGACCTAAAGTTGCTGATTGTCTTTTGCTTTACGGCTATAATTTCAGAGAAGCTTTTCCAACCGATGTTTGGATTAAAAGGATTGTTTCCCATTTGTTTTTTGATGGAAAGGACATTAGCGTTCCTAAAGTTAGGGAATTCGGAATGGAAGAATTTGGTGATTATGCAGGTTATGTCCAACTCTATTTGTTCCATTATGCTCGCAAATCTGGTCTTATGGTCAAGTTAAAAAATAAATAA
- the hisF gene encoding imidazole glycerol phosphate synthase subunit HisF: MLTKRIIPCLDCDLQVPEGRVVKGVEFKEIKYAGNPVDLATRYYEEGADEIVILDITASYERRETMADVIKRLTENVFIPICVGGGIRKVDDYINMLKAGADKCSTNTAAIKNPELLTEASKVVGSQAVVIGIDAKRKYVDSPNDAPDKNVIETDKGFCWFDCSIYGGREFTGMDAIDWAVKCQDLGAGEILLTSMDGDGTKAGYDLDLTKAINDAVDIPVIASGGVGEPKHILEAFEVSDASAALAASIFHFNEYPILEVKEYLRDNGVKVRL, translated from the coding sequence ATGTTAACCAAAAGAATTATTCCTTGTTTAGATTGTGATTTACAAGTCCCTGAAGGAAGGGTTGTAAAGGGTGTTGAATTTAAAGAGATTAAATATGCAGGTAATCCTGTTGACTTAGCTACTCGTTACTATGAAGAGGGGGCTGACGAAATTGTAATTTTGGATATTACAGCTTCTTATGAACGTAGGGAAACCATGGCTGATGTCATTAAAAGATTAACTGAAAATGTTTTTATTCCAATATGTGTTGGTGGTGGAATAAGGAAGGTTGATGATTATATTAATATGCTTAAAGCAGGTGCTGATAAATGTTCTACAAATACTGCAGCTATCAAAAATCCTGAACTTTTGACAGAGGCATCTAAGGTTGTAGGTTCTCAAGCTGTTGTAATAGGGATTGACGCTAAAAGGAAATATGTAGATTCCCCAAATGATGCTCCCGACAAAAATGTTATTGAAACTGATAAGGGTTTCTGCTGGTTTGATTGCAGTATTTACGGGGGTCGTGAATTTACTGGAATGGATGCAATCGATTGGGCAGTTAAATGTCAGGATTTGGGTGCTGGTGAAATATTGCTTACTAGTATGGATGGAGATGGAACTAAAGCAGGATATGATTTGGATCTTACAAAAGCCATTAATGATGCTGTTGATATTCCAGTAATTGCTAGTGGTGGTGTCGGAGAACCTAAACATATATTGGAAGCATTTGAAGTTTCAGATGCTAGTGCAGCATTGGCCGCCAGTATTTTTCATTTCAACGAATATCCTATTTTGGAAGTTAAAGAATATTTGCGCGATAACGGAGTTAAAGTGAGATTGTAG
- a CDS encoding preprotein translocase subunit Sec61beta — MAKKDKGMSMPQTGAGLVRYFDEESVGPKLSPNHVVVITVILAIFCFVLRYSA; from the coding sequence ATGGCAAAAAAAGATAAAGGAATGAGTATGCCACAAACTGGTGCTGGGTTAGTAAGATACTTTGATGAAGAAAGTGTTGGTCCAAAGCTTTCTCCAAACCATGTGGTGGTAATAACTGTAATTTTAGCTATTTTCTGTTTTGTATTAAGATATTCAGCTTAG
- the moaC gene encoding cyclic pyranopterin monophosphate synthase MoaC, which translates to MSKEFTHLTDSGVHMVEVGDKIDQKRKAIASGKIVLAPETIAMIQNEEIKKGNVLTTAQIAGIQAVKNTSSIIPLCHPLNLTGIEIDFEVEETQITAICSVNMRGKTGVEMEAITGVSVALLTIWDMVKAVEKDEDGQYPDTRITNIQVLKKEKI; encoded by the coding sequence ATGAGTAAAGAATTTACACACCTAACCGATAGTGGTGTCCACATGGTGGAAGTAGGTGACAAGATTGATCAGAAAAGAAAAGCTATAGCTAGTGGGAAAATTGTTTTGGCTCCAGAAACTATAGCAATGATTCAAAACGAAGAAATTAAAAAGGGTAATGTATTAACCACTGCTCAAATTGCAGGTATTCAAGCAGTTAAAAACACCTCTTCCATTATTCCTTTATGCCACCCATTAAATCTAACAGGCATTGAAATAGATTTTGAAGTTGAAGAAACCCAAATTACGGCCATCTGTTCTGTAAATATGAGGGGAAAAACTGGCGTGGAAATGGAAGCGATAACAGGTGTTAGTGTAGCTTTACTTACAATATGGGACATGGTCAAAGCTGTAGAAAAGGATGAGGATGGACAGTACCCTGATACAAGGATAACTAATATTCAAGTTCTTAAAAAAGAAAAGATCTAG
- a CDS encoding tRNA pseudouridine(54/55) synthase Pus10: MDQLVITKAKEILDKTNGNICKHCFGRKLSTLVKENDSVKIANDVLDILELNLSEDDCVVCENIFDKVDDYLYGRVYNKIDHLGVEFDTFMVGTTISKDIKQRDDELSQELDLNSESIKKELNRIIGDELARSLNKEVNSFKQDIVVNVDLRNKPKARLQLNPIYIEGKYNKLIRGIPQTKWPCSKCKGKGCEACNGTGKQYPESVEELLSEKILEATNGYEAKFHGAGREDIDVLMLGSGRPFVLEIKEPRIRKIDLEKLEKEINEANMGKTQYHNLKFTEKNRKGEIKQSSPDTFKVYKALVKCDREYDSEKLKDLEFLDEIKQQTPLRVLRRRADKVRVKHVKDVKINTIDDTTFEMIVKTEGGLYIKELISGDEDRTRPNVGEILGVGAICEQLDVLEVSEK, translated from the coding sequence ATGGATCAGTTAGTAATTACAAAAGCTAAAGAGATTTTAGATAAAACTAATGGAAATATTTGCAAACATTGCTTTGGCAGAAAACTTTCCACACTTGTTAAAGAGAATGACAGTGTTAAGATTGCAAATGATGTTCTGGATATTTTAGAACTGAATCTGTCTGAAGATGATTGTGTTGTTTGCGAAAATATCTTTGACAAGGTTGACGATTATCTCTACGGCAGAGTTTATAATAAAATTGACCATTTAGGTGTTGAATTTGATACATTTATGGTTGGAACTACAATTAGCAAAGACATAAAACAAAGGGATGATGAGCTTTCTCAGGAATTGGACCTGAATTCAGAATCTATTAAAAAAGAATTGAATAGAATAATAGGTGATGAATTGGCCAGATCTTTAAATAAGGAAGTAAATTCCTTTAAACAGGATATTGTTGTAAATGTGGATTTAAGAAACAAGCCTAAAGCCAGATTGCAACTAAATCCTATTTACATTGAAGGCAAGTATAATAAGCTAATTCGTGGGATTCCACAAACAAAATGGCCCTGCAGCAAATGTAAGGGGAAAGGCTGTGAAGCCTGCAACGGCACTGGAAAACAGTATCCTGAATCTGTTGAGGAACTGCTTTCCGAAAAAATATTGGAAGCTACTAATGGTTATGAAGCTAAATTTCATGGTGCTGGAAGAGAAGATATTGATGTTTTAATGTTGGGCTCAGGAAGGCCATTTGTTTTAGAAATCAAAGAACCAAGAATTAGAAAAATTGATTTAGAAAAATTAGAAAAAGAAATAAATGAAGCAAATATGGGAAAGACCCAATATCACAACCTTAAATTTACAGAAAAAAATAGGAAAGGGGAAATCAAACAGTCTTCCCCAGACACATTTAAAGTTTACAAGGCTTTGGTTAAATGTGATCGTGAATATGATTCCGAAAAATTAAAAGATTTGGAATTTTTGGATGAAATCAAACAACAAACTCCATTGAGAGTATTGAGAAGACGTGCCGATAAAGTTCGTGTAAAGCATGTGAAGGATGTTAAAATAAATACAATTGACGATACTACTTTTGAAATGATTGTTAAAACAGAAGGAGGGTTATATATTAAAGAATTGATTTCTGGGGATGAAGATAGAACACGTCCTAATGTAGGTGAAATTCTTGGTGTAGGCGCTATTTGTGAACAATTAGATGTATTGGAAGTAAGTGAGAAATAG
- a CDS encoding signal recognition particle protein Srp54, with the protein MLGSLGENLTNTMKKLVGMSVIDKKTIKEVVKEIQRALIQSDVNIALVLDLSKKIEKRALEEEPPKGITPREHVITIIYEEMVNLLGKDAVGLDINQKPYKILLLGLQGSGKTTTIGKMCRYLQKKGFNPAVVCTDTWRPAAYEQLRQLTEEMQIPLYGDPENKDALDLAEKGLKEFKNKKVIIFDTAGRHKEESDLIAEMDELDNIIQPTEAMLVIDGTIGQQAGEQAKAFSQATDIGSIIITKLDGSAKGGGALSAVAETGAPIKFIGTGERIDDFELFDPERFISRLLGMGDIQTLIEKAEENIDEDIASKTMENMMSGKFTLTDVRNQFEMMNNMGPMQQVLNMIPGLGGKIPKEASKMTEDKIETYKIMMSSMTQKEMDNPKLIKQSRIKRIARGAGVEESEVKELLKYYNNTKKAMKGMGRRGRLGSGAMNRMMGQFMR; encoded by the coding sequence ATGCTTGGAAGTTTAGGTGAAAATCTTACTAATACAATGAAAAAATTGGTGGGAATGTCTGTCATCGATAAAAAAACTATTAAAGAGGTTGTAAAAGAAATTCAACGTGCTTTAATTCAATCAGACGTTAACATTGCATTAGTATTGGATTTATCAAAAAAAATAGAAAAAAGAGCTCTTGAAGAAGAACCTCCAAAGGGAATCACTCCAAGAGAACATGTAATAACAATTATTTATGAAGAGATGGTTAACCTTCTTGGAAAGGATGCAGTTGGCCTTGACATTAATCAAAAGCCTTATAAGATTTTACTTTTAGGTCTTCAGGGTAGTGGTAAAACTACCACAATAGGTAAGATGTGCAGATATCTTCAAAAGAAAGGTTTCAACCCTGCTGTTGTTTGTACAGACACATGGAGGCCTGCAGCATATGAACAGTTAAGGCAATTGACTGAGGAAATGCAAATCCCCTTATATGGTGATCCTGAAAATAAGGATGCATTGGATTTGGCTGAAAAGGGTTTAAAAGAGTTTAAAAACAAAAAGGTCATCATTTTCGATACTGCAGGAAGACATAAGGAAGAATCAGATTTAATTGCAGAAATGGATGAATTGGATAATATTATTCAACCTACTGAAGCTATGCTTGTCATTGACGGAACCATTGGTCAGCAAGCAGGTGAACAGGCAAAGGCATTCTCCCAAGCTACAGATATTGGTTCAATCATCATAACAAAACTTGACGGTTCAGCAAAAGGAGGGGGCGCATTGTCAGCTGTTGCTGAAACCGGCGCACCAATCAAATTCATCGGTACCGGTGAAAGAATTGATGATTTCGAACTGTTTGATCCTGAAAGGTTCATCTCCAGATTGCTTGGAATGGGTGATATTCAAACATTAATCGAGAAAGCTGAAGAAAATATTGATGAGGATATTGCATCAAAGACCATGGAAAACATGATGAGCGGTAAATTTACCTTAACCGATGTCAGAAATCAGTTTGAGATGATGAATAATATGGGTCCGATGCAACAAGTTCTGAATATGATTCCTGGCCTTGGTGGTAAGATACCAAAAGAAGCTTCTAAAATGACCGAAGACAAAATTGAGACATATAAGATAATGATGTCTTCAATGACTCAAAAGGAAATGGACAATCCTAAACTGATTAAACAATCCCGTATTAAAAGAATAGCTAGAGGTGCAGGAGTTGAGGAGTCTGAAGTAAAAGAGCTTCTCAAATACTACAACAATACCAAAAAGGCAATGAAAGGTATGGGAAGACGTGGCAGACTTGGAAGTGGTGCTATGAATCGTATGATGGGTCAATTTATGAGATAG
- the hpt gene encoding hypoxanthine/guanine phosphoribosyltransferase has product MLEKTIESLKNSPIVKKGEYNYFVNPISDGVPAMEPEILNELTDVIIEKLDLDIDKIVAVEAMGIHLATALSLATGIPFIVIRKRQYGLPGEKQVYQETGYGSSNLYINGLEEGEKILLIDDVVSTGGTLISLLTALKDIKVDIKETVAIIDKGEGKSIVEEETGVPIFSIVKLDVIDGKVVIESTIVD; this is encoded by the coding sequence ATGTTAGAAAAAACAATAGAATCATTGAAAAACTCACCTATTGTAAAGAAAGGTGAATATAATTATTTTGTTAACCCCATAAGTGATGGAGTTCCTGCAATGGAACCTGAAATATTAAATGAATTAACTGATGTTATAATAGAAAAATTAGATTTGGATATTGATAAGATTGTTGCAGTAGAAGCTATGGGAATCCATTTAGCAACTGCACTTTCCTTAGCTACTGGAATACCTTTTATTGTAATCAGGAAAAGACAATATGGCCTTCCAGGAGAAAAGCAAGTATATCAAGAGACAGGTTATGGCTCATCAAACCTTTACATTAACGGACTAGAGGAAGGAGAAAAAATACTTTTAATAGATGATGTTGTAAGTACTGGAGGAACCTTAATTTCATTATTGACTGCATTGAAAGACATAAAGGTTGATATTAAAGAAACAGTGGCCATAATAGACAAAGGAGAAGGCAAGTCAATTGTAGAAGAAGAAACAGGAGTTCCTATATTTTCCATTGTGAAACTTGATGTGATTGATGGGAAAGTGGTTATTGAATCAACAATCGTGGATTAA
- the dph2 gene encoding diphthamide biosynthesis enzyme Dph2 yields the protein MSLYNMDLERVIGKINSKNAKIVGLQFPEGLKMQATQIANIIEAQTEATVIISADPCFGACDVTDSKMKDFVDLIIHYGHTPLPLKYEVPVYFVEAFSNIDIKPILNASMDKLKEYTKIGLVTTTQHLNRLNEIKDFLEDNGKEVVLGSSKNTRRGQVLGCNFSSIKGLDAEVYLFIGSGSFHPLGIHLFTKEKVLALDPYNNEIREMDEFADRILRIRFARITKAKSARKWGIIVSSKEGQYRMKLAMDIKKELQDAGMEAHILLLDNINPDALLPYLDLDAFVVTACPRIAIDDSQMYKKPVITPQELEIVLNKRKWENYQLDEILFHERYDK from the coding sequence ATGTCATTATATAATATGGATTTGGAGAGAGTTATTGGAAAAATTAACTCTAAGAATGCAAAAATCGTAGGCCTCCAATTTCCTGAAGGCCTTAAAATGCAGGCAACACAAATAGCCAATATCATAGAGGCTCAGACAGAAGCTACCGTCATCATTTCAGCAGACCCATGTTTTGGAGCATGCGATGTTACAGATTCAAAAATGAAAGATTTTGTTGATTTGATAATTCATTACGGGCATACTCCGTTGCCTTTAAAATATGAAGTGCCGGTTTATTTTGTTGAAGCGTTCTCGAACATTGACATAAAGCCCATACTGAACGCATCCATGGATAAGCTTAAGGAATATACGAAAATCGGCCTTGTGACCACCACACAACATTTGAATAGATTAAATGAGATTAAGGACTTTCTAGAAGATAATGGAAAGGAAGTGGTTCTTGGATCATCAAAAAATACAAGAAGAGGACAAGTATTGGGATGTAACTTCTCATCGATTAAGGGCCTTGACGCTGAAGTCTACTTATTTATTGGAAGCGGAAGCTTTCACCCATTAGGCATACATTTATTCACCAAAGAAAAGGTATTGGCACTTGACCCTTACAACAATGAAATAAGGGAAATGGATGAATTTGCAGATAGAATTCTTAGAATAAGATTTGCAAGAATAACAAAAGCCAAAAGCGCTAGAAAATGGGGAATTATAGTATCATCAAAAGAAGGGCAATATAGAATGAAATTAGCTATGGACATTAAAAAAGAATTGCAGGATGCAGGAATGGAAGCTCACATCCTTCTTTTAGACAATATAAATCCTGATGCTCTTTTACCATATCTTGATTTGGATGCATTTGTAGTAACTGCCTGTCCAAGAATAGCTATTGACGATTCGCAAATGTATAAAAAGCCAGTGATAACCCCACAAGAACTTGAAATAGTATTGAATAAACGAAAATGGGAAAACTATCAATTAGATGAAATCCTATTTCATGAAAGATATGATAAATAA
- a CDS encoding exosome complex RNA-binding protein Csl4 has protein sequence MKVKNGEFVMPGDKLGIIEQFIPGKGTYDNDGDIESTVLGNVNINSKMKTISVEPKSGSPATLEVGDKIYGQITDVKPQRANVKIDRLVDTQRDLSLPYMGSIHISKAKEGYLDKISDAFRIGDIIKAEVVKITGDNVDLSTVSDDCGVLKAMCTRCRGYMATTEKKNELQCKRCNRKEKREVSNEYVNI, from the coding sequence ATGAAAGTAAAAAACGGAGAATTTGTAATGCCTGGAGATAAGCTCGGAATTATTGAGCAGTTCATACCGGGAAAAGGAACCTATGACAATGATGGGGATATTGAATCAACCGTTTTGGGTAATGTGAATATAAACTCTAAAATGAAAACTATCTCCGTTGAACCAAAATCAGGAAGTCCAGCTACATTAGAGGTTGGAGATAAAATATATGGTCAAATTACTGATGTTAAACCTCAAAGAGCTAATGTGAAAATAGACAGATTAGTAGACACTCAAAGAGATTTATCCCTCCCATATATGGGTTCAATACATATATCCAAAGCAAAAGAAGGATATCTAGATAAAATTTCAGATGCTTTTAGAATTGGAGATATTATAAAAGCAGAAGTTGTTAAAATTACAGGAGATAATGTAGATTTAAGCACAGTTAGTGATGATTGTGGTGTATTAAAAGCTATGTGTACTCGTTGTAGAGGATATATGGCAACTACAGAAAAGAAAAATGAACTTCAATGTAAAAGATGTAATAGAAAAGAAAAAAGAGAAGTTTCAAATGAATATGTAAATATATAG
- a CDS encoding DNA-directed RNA polymerase subunit L, producing the protein MSGEITEIGNTNIEIIEDKTLELTFIVHGESHGICNALRHNLMKNPDVEYAVYNIDHPLTGEPEMTIKTKRGKRPRIVLKQAAEELLEETDELKKLIEDNM; encoded by the coding sequence ATGAGCGGCGAAATTACAGAAATTGGCAACACCAACATTGAAATTATTGAAGATAAAACCTTAGAACTTACATTTATTGTACATGGCGAAAGTCATGGTATTTGTAATGCTCTTAGACATAATTTGATGAAAAATCCTGATGTGGAATATGCTGTTTACAATATTGACCATCCTCTTACTGGAGAACCTGAAATGACCATAAAAACCAAAAGAGGAAAAAGACCTAGAATAGTTTTAAAACAAGCAGCAGAAGAACTTTTAGAAGAAACTGATGAATTGAAAAAACTTATTGAAGACAATATGTAA
- a CDS encoding NUDIX hydrolase: MNKYKTPSLTADIFIYNDKEEFILIKRKNEPFKNYWALPGGFVDYGETVENAAIREAKEETSIDVELQQLINVYSNPNRDSRRHTVTVAYTAIGNFNDAKAADDAADIKIFRFDEIENIDLAFDHKKIIKDALKLMRIQ, translated from the coding sequence ATGAATAAATATAAAACTCCATCGTTAACTGCAGATATTTTTATATATAATGATAAAGAGGAGTTTATTCTAATAAAAAGAAAAAACGAACCATTTAAAAATTATTGGGCATTGCCTGGGGGTTTCGTGGATTATGGTGAAACTGTTGAAAATGCAGCAATTCGCGAAGCAAAAGAAGAAACCAGCATAGATGTAGAATTGCAACAATTGATAAATGTTTATTCTAATCCCAATAGAGATAGTAGAAGACATACTGTGACCGTGGCCTATACTGCTATCGGGAATTTTAATGATGCAAAGGCAGCTGATGATGCGGCAGATATTAAAATATTCAGGTTTGATGAAATAGAAAATATAGATTTGGCTTTTGATCATAAAAAGATAATTAAAGATGCTTTAAAGTTAATGAGAATACAATAG
- a CDS encoding transcription factor S — protein MEFCPECGGILLPNGDKITCGTCGYEKDLAGKEDNYKQKEEIQAKETIIMKGEDINTLPTTTVECPKCGHDKAAWWLQQTRSADEAETRFLKCLECSHTWREYD, from the coding sequence ATGGAGTTTTGTCCAGAATGTGGAGGAATTTTACTCCCAAACGGTGATAAAATTACATGTGGAACATGTGGTTATGAGAAAGATTTAGCTGGTAAGGAAGACAATTACAAACAAAAAGAAGAAATCCAAGCTAAAGAAACAATTATAATGAAAGGTGAGGACATTAATACCCTTCCAACAACTACAGTAGAATGTCCAAAATGTGGACACGATAAAGCAGCATGGTGGCTTCAACAAACACGTAGTGCAGATGAAGCCGAAACTCGTTTTTTAAAATGTTTAGAGTGCAGCCATACTTGGAGAGAATATGATTAA
- a CDS encoding topoisomerase IV, whose protein sequence is MKDSKEKEHRISNLKNMLDNISENDEYAQDSFEEANIYKEFEDASDDDYEIVDAEEMINTLSKDYNKYPKEELKLDKEFIFKPNIDSNIIDETSDDNEIDEDFIIKTKLEDSEFPNEDSRIFEFENEPDYSYEDDDFVSEKFDSLLNKKIAGHSIFAIGGLVLGIIFILISLFLFSASTQRIIDNVSSGEVNTSAVGFILVGIFLIIISVYKLKAINTPFGGVVDSIKNVENDKEPDFKEDSKKEDVAEPKPLANDNKEVKKIGEFDISEFKNKIEKSTPELDGVTHITEKRTDVKIETPSETEIQTSDAEEDITDERIEEIEYEKALLDNESIDDIFADMEDIEEVPIISIDSKDK, encoded by the coding sequence ATGAAGGATTCCAAAGAAAAAGAGCATAGAATTTCAAATTTGAAAAATATGTTAGATAACATTTCAGAAAATGATGAATATGCTCAAGATTCTTTTGAAGAGGCAAATATCTACAAAGAATTTGAAGACGCATCAGATGACGATTATGAAATCGTAGATGCTGAAGAAATGATAAATACCTTAAGTAAAGATTATAACAAATATCCTAAGGAAGAATTAAAATTGGACAAAGAATTCATCTTTAAACCAAATATTGATTCCAATATTATTGATGAAACCTCTGATGACAATGAAATTGATGAAGACTTCATAATCAAAACCAAATTAGAAGACAGCGAATTTCCTAATGAAGATTCTAGAATTTTTGAATTTGAAAATGAACCTGACTACTCTTATGAAGATGATGACTTTGTAAGTGAGAAATTTGATAGCTTATTAAATAAAAAAATTGCAGGACACTCAATATTTGCAATTGGTGGGCTAGTACTTGGAATCATATTCATTTTAATATCACTATTCCTTTTCAGTGCATCAACACAAAGAATAATAGACAATGTATCCTCTGGAGAAGTTAATACAAGTGCAGTAGGATTTATTCTTGTAGGAATATTCCTTATTATTATTTCAGTTTATAAATTAAAAGCAATCAATACACCATTTGGTGGAGTTGTGGACTCAATAAAAAATGTCGAAAATGATAAAGAACCTGACTTTAAGGAAGATTCGAAAAAAGAAGATGTTGCTGAACCAAAACCTCTTGCTAATGACAATAAAGAAGTAAAAAAAATAGGTGAATTCGACATTAGCGAATTTAAAAACAAAATTGAAAAATCTACTCCAGAGCTTGATGGAGTAACCCACATTACTGAAAAAAGAACAGATGTTAAAATAGAAACTCCTTCTGAAACTGAAATTCAAACATCTGATGCAGAAGAAGACATAACAGATGAAAGAATTGAAGAAATAGAGTATGAAAAAGCTCTATTGGATAATGAATCTATTGATGATATTTTTGCAGATATGGAGGACATTGAAGAAGTCCCAATAATTTCAATTGATTCAAAAGACAAATAA